The Echinicola rosea genome has a segment encoding these proteins:
- a CDS encoding 3'-5' exonuclease: MSWWRIFKKRPIKSAMVKQYEENFSKQISKKLPISELSFLVMDTETTGLDVKKDHILAFGGIKVSNNRILVQSSREQFVHSKKKNASSIKIHEIVQPSNAVSPREFVRGFLPYLGSDILVAHHAGFDLAMIEKICYPFGLRKLANPVVDTGDLAMRLEHGIHYDPSRINLRDYSLDKLCERYNIPIQDRHTAAGDAFLTAQLLLKLLKAAEKRGVITYGDLMRW, from the coding sequence ATGAGTTGGTGGCGGATATTTAAAAAGCGGCCGATAAAATCCGCGATGGTAAAGCAATATGAGGAAAATTTCTCTAAGCAAATTTCCAAGAAGTTGCCCATTTCGGAATTGTCCTTTTTGGTCATGGATACAGAAACGACTGGATTGGACGTGAAAAAGGATCATATTTTGGCCTTTGGAGGGATCAAGGTTTCCAATAACCGCATACTGGTGCAGAGTTCACGGGAACAATTTGTCCATTCCAAGAAGAAAAATGCCTCCAGCATCAAAATACACGAAATCGTTCAGCCCAGCAATGCCGTTTCTCCCAGGGAATTTGTTCGCGGTTTTCTGCCTTACCTTGGCAGTGATATCCTAGTAGCCCATCATGCAGGCTTTGACCTGGCAATGATCGAAAAAATATGCTATCCCTTTGGACTACGGAAGCTGGCAAATCCAGTGGTGGACACCGGAGACTTGGCGATGCGGCTGGAACATGGTATCCACTATGATCCTTCTCGCATCAATTTACGCGACTATAGCTTGGATAAGCTATGTGAACGCTATAACATTCCCATCCAAGATCGACATACCGCAGCTGGTGACGCGTTTTTGACCGCCCAGCTTCTATTAAAATTGCTCAAAGCAGCCGAAAAAAGAGGAGTCATCACCTATGGGGACTTGATGCGGTGGTAA
- a CDS encoding DUF2442 domain-containing protein: MKVREEFVAYRATSIGIEAAEYIGQFRIRVLFKDKTEKTVDFRPFLKQSTHPEIQKYLDEVHFRNFKVKDDNLQWGDYEMIFPISELYKGKISF, translated from the coding sequence ATGAAAGTTCGAGAAGAGTTTGTAGCTTATAGGGCTACTTCAATAGGGATAGAAGCAGCGGAATATATTGGACAATTTCGTATCAGGGTATTGTTCAAGGACAAAACGGAAAAGACAGTAGATTTTAGGCCCTTTCTAAAGCAATCTACGCATCCGGAAATCCAAAAGTACTTAGATGAAGTTCATTTTAGAAATTTTAAGGTAAAGGATGATAACCTTCAGTGGGGTGACTACGAAATGATTTTTCCAATCTCGGAATTATATAAGGGCAAAATATCGTTTTAA
- a CDS encoding dihydrodipicolinate synthase family protein — MKTIQPLPRPFKGIVPPMITPLANENELDVPGLERLINHIIAGGVHGLFILGTTGESTSLSYEIRHELVKRTCEIVDGRVPVLVGITDTAATESLRLADTAAHSGAAAVVAAPPYYFSLGQPELIEYYEYLVERLPLPLFLYNMPSHTKIVIEPDTVKTLSQYDNIVGLKDSSANNAYFNKVMTKMSDRQDFSLFVGPEEIMAESVLLGAHGGVNGGANMFPALYVELFEAAASGDMETVKKLHGIVMQISTKMYSLGQFGSSYLKGIKGALSLLGICSDYMASPLHRFREKEREVLAAQLKQIQQQL; from the coding sequence ATGAAAACCATACAACCTTTACCACGCCCATTTAAGGGCATCGTGCCACCCATGATCACGCCTTTGGCCAATGAAAACGAACTTGACGTTCCCGGCTTGGAGCGGTTGATCAATCATATTATCGCTGGAGGCGTACACGGATTGTTTATTCTGGGCACCACTGGTGAATCTACCAGCCTTTCTTATGAAATTCGCCATGAACTGGTAAAGCGTACTTGTGAAATAGTGGATGGACGGGTACCGGTACTGGTGGGAATTACCGATACTGCCGCCACGGAAAGTTTGCGATTGGCCGATACCGCCGCGCACTCAGGAGCTGCCGCTGTAGTGGCCGCCCCCCCTTATTACTTTAGCTTGGGCCAGCCAGAACTAATTGAATATTATGAGTACCTGGTGGAAAGGCTGCCGCTGCCACTATTTCTGTACAACATGCCCTCTCATACCAAAATCGTGATTGAACCAGATACCGTAAAAACACTCAGCCAATATGATAATATCGTCGGCCTCAAAGATAGTTCTGCCAATAACGCCTATTTCAACAAGGTGATGACCAAAATGAGTGACCGACAGGACTTTTCGCTTTTTGTAGGACCGGAAGAAATCATGGCGGAATCAGTGCTATTGGGTGCCCATGGTGGAGTAAACGGCGGAGCCAATATGTTTCCTGCGCTGTATGTCGAATTATTTGAAGCAGCCGCGTCAGGAGACATGGAAACCGTGAAAAAGCTCCATGGTATCGTCATGCAGATATCTACCAAAATGTATTCACTGGGACAGTTTGGTTCCAGCTACCTGAAAGGTATCAAAGGCGCATTGAGCCTGCTTGGGATTTGCAGCGATTATATGGCATCGCCCCTGCACCGATTTAGGGAAAAAGAACGTGAGGTTCTCGCTGCCCAATTAAAGCAAATCCAACAGCAGCTTTAA
- a CDS encoding sodium:solute symporter, producing the protein MQLPVIDLIIFLIYMLGILLFGASFFFRKNRTTDDYMVGGRRLPSWAIGMSIFATFVSSISFLALPGNAYLTNWNSFVFSLSIPIAALIAVKFFVPLYRGVKSESAYYYLETRFGPWARTYASICYLLTQLARMGTILYLLALPMNALLGWDIATIIIVTGISVIIYASMGGIEAVIWTDAIQGIVLILGALTCLGIILFSMPEGPMQVIEIGQAHDKFSLGSYGLSLTEATFWVILIYGLFINLQNFGVDQNYVQRYMSAKTEKEAIKSTWFGSSLYVPVSLLFFFIGTALFAYYQVFPGLLPEELQAKDAADKIFPFFIVDGLPTGLTGLLIASIFAAGMSTISTSLNSSATVILTDHYKKYVNRNPTGKDNFRVLTIAAVVMGVLSILVSLAMTEVKSALDAWWALSSVFSGGVLGLFLLGYFSKNVQQTEAAIGVVIGILVIAWMSLTPIFITEGPWLSFRNPMHANLTIVIGTLVIFLTGFLLSKVLHKSTH; encoded by the coding sequence ATGCAATTACCCGTTATTGACCTGATTATTTTTTTGATCTACATGTTGGGCATCCTGCTTTTTGGAGCCTCATTTTTCTTTAGGAAAAACAGGACAACGGATGATTATATGGTCGGTGGAAGAAGACTGCCTTCTTGGGCCATAGGCATGTCGATCTTTGCGACCTTTGTGAGCAGCATCAGCTTTTTGGCCCTGCCGGGAAATGCCTATCTGACCAACTGGAACAGCTTTGTCTTCAGCCTTTCCATTCCCATCGCAGCGCTGATAGCGGTGAAGTTTTTCGTTCCACTGTACCGTGGCGTGAAGAGTGAGTCAGCTTATTATTATTTGGAAACCCGGTTTGGCCCTTGGGCAAGGACCTATGCCTCCATCTGCTACTTGCTGACACAGCTGGCCAGGATGGGGACGATCCTCTACTTGCTGGCTTTGCCGATGAACGCATTGCTCGGTTGGGATATTGCTACTATTATCATCGTCACGGGGATCTCTGTGATCATTTATGCTTCCATGGGAGGAATCGAGGCGGTGATCTGGACCGATGCCATTCAGGGAATTGTGCTTATTTTGGGAGCCTTGACCTGTTTGGGGATCATTCTCTTTTCCATGCCAGAAGGCCCCATGCAAGTGATAGAGATTGGCCAGGCGCATGACAAATTCAGCCTTGGCAGCTATGGTTTGAGCTTGACAGAGGCGACCTTTTGGGTGATCTTGATTTATGGCTTGTTTATCAATCTTCAGAATTTTGGAGTGGACCAAAACTATGTTCAGCGTTACATGAGTGCCAAAACCGAAAAAGAAGCCATCAAGTCCACTTGGTTTGGCAGTAGTCTGTATGTGCCGGTATCGCTGCTCTTTTTCTTTATCGGCACGGCTTTGTTTGCCTATTATCAGGTGTTTCCCGGTTTATTGCCAGAGGAACTTCAGGCCAAAGATGCTGCGGATAAAATCTTTCCTTTCTTCATTGTGGACGGTCTTCCAACGGGACTTACTGGGCTGCTTATCGCTTCGATCTTTGCTGCCGGGATGAGTACCATCTCTACCAGCTTGAACAGCTCCGCCACGGTCATTTTGACCGACCACTACAAAAAGTATGTAAATCGAAACCCCACAGGCAAGGACAATTTCAGGGTATTGACCATTGCGGCAGTGGTGATGGGAGTGCTCAGCATATTGGTCTCTTTGGCCATGACAGAAGTGAAAAGCGCACTGGATGCCTGGTGGGCCTTGAGTTCTGTGTTTAGCGGCGGGGTTTTGGGCTTGTTCCTACTGGGATACTTCTCCAAAAATGTCCAACAGACCGAAGCGGCGATTGGCGTGGTAATCGGCATCTTGGTCATTGCTTGGATGAGTCTTACGCCAATCTTTATCACGGAAGGGCCCTGGCTATCTTTCCGAAATCCGATGCATGCTAACCTGACCATTGTGATCGGCACCTTGGTCATCTTCTTGACAGGTTTTCTGCTGTCAAAAGTACTGCATAAATCAACGCATTAA
- a CDS encoding FGGY family carbohydrate kinase, with protein sequence MKSNKQFILSIDQGTSGTKALVFDQQGKVVAKATVPLKTHYLDGGMVEQDPEDIYQNVLEAVGICLADFQFKDHALDEIKTCGISNQRETFLLWDQKGKPLYNAVVWQCKRSIAVCDRLKEANLEPLISEKTGLIIDPYFSGTKLIWLYENEPAIQSAMDAGEAYFGTVDTWLLFRLTNGNSYLTDYTNASRTLFFNLDTLDWDGELLEKMGLSGLQLPEVKPSSTAFGESDFDGLLDRALPIFSMIGDSHAAAFGEACFDPGTAKATLGTGCSVLMNVGEKRKTSGHGMVSTICWSTEDQVNYALEGVIVTCGATIEWLKNELGLIQDSRETEVMARAVSSNQGVYLVPAFSGLGAPHWDMKRKASLLGMTFDTGKNHIVRAALESIPYQIKDVIGAMEEDSQLNLEVLNVDGGISANGFVIGFLADLLEKPVSRVGIADVSALGAAYLAGLKAGIFQDLSHLQQLQQKHQTISNGQRDSIKVAYAGWQKAVSGISG encoded by the coding sequence ATGAAAAGCAATAAACAATTTATCCTTTCCATTGACCAGGGGACCAGCGGCACCAAGGCCTTGGTATTTGATCAGCAGGGAAAGGTGGTCGCCAAGGCTACTGTGCCCTTAAAGACCCACTATTTGGATGGGGGAATGGTGGAACAGGATCCGGAGGACATCTATCAAAACGTTTTGGAAGCAGTGGGGATTTGTTTGGCAGATTTCCAGTTTAAGGATCACGCCTTGGACGAAATCAAGACCTGTGGCATTTCCAATCAGCGCGAAACCTTTTTGCTTTGGGACCAAAAAGGAAAGCCCCTTTATAATGCCGTAGTCTGGCAGTGCAAACGTTCTATTGCCGTATGCGATCGATTGAAAGAAGCAAATCTGGAACCCCTGATCAGTGAAAAGACCGGGCTGATCATCGACCCGTACTTTTCTGGTACCAAACTGATATGGTTATATGAAAATGAACCGGCAATCCAGTCTGCCATGGACGCGGGCGAGGCCTATTTTGGCACCGTGGACACTTGGCTGCTCTTTCGTCTCACCAATGGAAATTCTTACCTTACCGATTATACCAATGCTAGCAGGACCTTGTTTTTTAACTTGGATACCTTGGACTGGGACGGGGAATTATTAGAAAAAATGGGGCTTTCGGGGCTGCAGCTTCCAGAAGTAAAACCTTCTTCCACTGCTTTTGGAGAGAGCGATTTTGACGGACTGCTGGATCGTGCTTTGCCCATATTTTCGATGATCGGAGATTCCCACGCAGCCGCATTTGGGGAGGCATGTTTCGATCCCGGCACGGCCAAGGCTACCTTGGGCACAGGCTGCTCGGTGCTGATGAATGTAGGGGAAAAACGCAAAACTTCCGGCCACGGCATGGTCAGTACGATCTGTTGGAGCACGGAAGATCAGGTAAACTATGCCTTAGAAGGAGTAATCGTTACTTGCGGGGCCACCATCGAATGGCTCAAAAACGAACTGGGATTGATCCAGGACAGTCGGGAAACAGAGGTTATGGCCAGGGCCGTTTCTTCCAATCAAGGGGTGTACCTGGTTCCTGCATTCAGCGGTTTGGGTGCTCCGCACTGGGACATGAAGCGAAAGGCTTCCTTGTTGGGAATGACTTTTGATACCGGCAAAAATCACATTGTCCGTGCAGCATTGGAATCGATTCCTTACCAGATCAAGGATGTCATAGGTGCCATGGAAGAAGATTCCCAGCTTAACCTGGAAGTGCTGAATGTGGATGGTGGCATCAGCGCCAACGGTTTTGTCATTGGTTTTTTGGCGGATTTGTTGGAAAAGCCCGTTTCCCGAGTGGGCATTGCGGATGTTTCGGCACTGGGAGCAGCCTATTTGGCGGGGCTGAAGGCGGGAATTTTCCAAGACCTGTCCCATCTCCAGCAGCTCCAACAAAAACACCAAACCATTTCGAATGGGCAAAGAGACTCCATAAAAGTGGCTTATGCCGGTTGGCAAAAGGCGGTCAGCGGGATCTCTGGCTAG
- a CDS encoding DUF4403 family protein codes for MKTNLLIFSFVLLIISCKSINPEKPKFSGEPTALPEAISRVNVPLEIPLDYIERNLNGELSELLYTEKGLNMGNGILADLDVSRTGDISLSSLGQNKLAINLPLQLKGKLNIKKKIFGQEISTAVPFDEGLAPRVSFVPVIGRNWDIGISQVNIESWGRSLKYNLLGYEIDFGPMLKEHVEKMLDEQLTGDNLSRISFKSMMEDTWKAYGKPVKIEQDGIDAYIYTVPHKIKVREQFTADQKLRLTIGIEGEVFTQIGSAPEISPSPLPNLYFNDDSRNYIDIMLPLSIPYQDLDKYLNEMLADQSFQMDSKTVLTPKAFETQHFGDKALVKVDFTVTRNDKKNIAGNIYLVGKPTYDPLREAIVFEDIDFDLNTKNILANSASWMKQGAVLEEMKKYAVYPIGEYIHAARLELQQQGYVETDYASFRVKRPALDVEGIYTTEKDIRLYLRSKGEMEVKLK; via the coding sequence ATGAAAACCAATCTTCTCATCTTCAGCTTTGTGCTGCTGATCATTTCCTGCAAAAGCATCAATCCTGAAAAGCCAAAATTTTCAGGAGAACCAACCGCATTACCAGAGGCCATATCCCGCGTCAATGTCCCTTTGGAGATTCCCTTGGACTATATCGAGCGCAACCTGAATGGCGAGCTCAGTGAATTATTGTACACAGAAAAAGGGCTAAACATGGGCAATGGCATTTTAGCGGACTTGGATGTCAGCAGGACAGGGGATATTTCACTTTCCTCCCTCGGCCAAAATAAATTGGCCATAAACCTTCCACTACAGCTAAAGGGAAAGCTGAATATTAAAAAGAAGATTTTTGGACAGGAAATTTCTACAGCAGTTCCCTTTGATGAAGGGCTTGCTCCCCGTGTGAGCTTTGTGCCGGTCATCGGCCGCAACTGGGACATTGGCATCTCTCAAGTCAATATCGAAAGTTGGGGGAGGTCATTGAAGTATAATTTACTGGGCTATGAAATTGACTTTGGCCCGATGCTAAAGGAACATGTGGAGAAAATGCTTGATGAACAGCTTACTGGGGATAATCTTAGCCGAATCAGCTTTAAAAGCATGATGGAAGATACGTGGAAGGCTTATGGAAAGCCAGTGAAAATTGAACAAGACGGCATTGATGCGTACATCTACACAGTGCCCCATAAGATCAAAGTACGGGAGCAGTTTACGGCAGATCAAAAGCTGAGGCTCACCATTGGTATTGAGGGTGAGGTGTTTACACAAATCGGAAGTGCTCCGGAGATTTCTCCCAGCCCCCTTCCAAACCTCTATTTTAATGATGACAGCAGGAATTATATCGACATCATGCTTCCGTTGTCCATTCCCTATCAGGATTTGGATAAGTACCTCAATGAAATGCTTGCCGATCAATCCTTCCAGATGGACAGTAAAACGGTCTTGACACCAAAAGCTTTCGAGACCCAACATTTTGGGGACAAAGCTTTGGTAAAGGTGGATTTTACGGTCACACGAAATGACAAGAAAAATATCGCGGGCAATATTTATTTGGTAGGAAAGCCTACCTATGACCCCTTGCGTGAGGCTATCGTTTTTGAGGATATTGATTTTGACCTAAACACCAAGAATATCCTTGCCAACAGTGCAAGCTGGATGAAGCAGGGGGCAGTTTTGGAGGAAATGAAAAAATATGCTGTCTATCCCATTGGGGAGTATATTCATGCTGCGCGCCTAGAGCTACAGCAACAGGGCTATGTCGAAACGGACTACGCGTCTTTCAGGGTAAAGCGGCCAGCCTTGGACGTAGAGGGCATTTATACGACCGAAAAAGATATCCGTCTCTATTTACGTTCCAAAGGTGAAATGGAGGTGAAATTGAAGTAA
- a CDS encoding DUF294 nucleotidyltransferase-like domain-containing protein produces MSNVIVNRVKEFLHRFPPFSFLSDELLTDVAREVELMYYTKGEYIFKKGNPASPHFFVLKEGSVYLTEEDGGKMVVKDYCDEGEVFGVLALLGQRPYVLNGYVAEDSLIYAVPVDVFDKVLKENSEVSLYFAAGFAAGQVVVRTDLSQSQKARKLLKDATSDHGLSLFMEKGKLNFPTDVLSCPLGTPLREAARLMQEKDVGSIVVVDGTGHPSGIITDKDIRNRVVAAGIPYDVPVEEMMTLPVRTVHHQSDFPTIYLTMIKNHLHHLILTEDGTDQSKITGIVSDHDVFLSHGNSPAVLIHGLMNTWDVQEMKGIRDRAEALLGYFLENEVAIDFVANILSEINDVIIKRAVLLAKKKLDQDFVEECKVPFCFLSLGSEGRQEQLLRTDLDNALVFEDVDEDKLPRTKAYFEALSQEVIQTLIACGFHPCPSEVMANNPEWCQPLAVWKDYFSQWVNLPDEVALMRATIFFDFRPVYGSKSLPEEMTHHIYQVIEERKAFLGFLAKNALLNPPPLGFFKNFIVEKSGEHKDQFDIKLRAMMPLADAARLLILSHKVLGINNTFERFEKLAALEPQNANLYEEAASAYEIFLRLRALEGIASGTSGRYITPRSLGKLQRQLLKNAFAPIQQIQEVLTVRFQTDYIPK; encoded by the coding sequence ATGTCCAATGTCATTGTCAATAGGGTAAAGGAATTTCTCCACCGCTTTCCGCCATTCAGTTTTCTTTCGGATGAATTGTTAACCGATGTTGCGCGCGAGGTGGAATTGATGTACTATACAAAAGGGGAGTACATTTTTAAAAAAGGCAATCCTGCAAGCCCCCACTTTTTTGTGCTCAAGGAAGGGTCGGTTTACCTGACCGAAGAGGATGGGGGCAAAATGGTGGTTAAGGATTATTGTGATGAAGGAGAGGTTTTTGGGGTGTTGGCGCTGCTGGGACAGCGTCCATATGTACTGAATGGGTACGTGGCGGAGGACAGTTTGATTTATGCTGTGCCGGTGGATGTATTTGATAAGGTGCTGAAGGAAAACAGTGAGGTGAGCTTGTACTTTGCTGCGGGTTTTGCAGCAGGGCAGGTGGTGGTGCGCACAGACCTTTCCCAGTCCCAAAAAGCCCGAAAGCTGCTAAAAGACGCCACTTCGGATCATGGGCTATCCCTTTTTATGGAAAAGGGGAAACTCAATTTTCCTACTGATGTGCTCAGCTGCCCTCTTGGGACACCCCTTCGGGAAGCCGCTCGCCTGATGCAGGAAAAGGATGTCGGTTCCATTGTGGTGGTGGATGGCACGGGCCACCCTAGCGGCATCATTACCGATAAGGATATTCGTAACCGGGTGGTGGCAGCAGGTATTCCCTATGACGTCCCAGTAGAGGAAATGATGACCCTTCCAGTTCGGACTGTGCACCATCAGTCGGATTTTCCCACCATTTACCTGACCATGATCAAGAATCATTTGCACCATTTGATCTTAACGGAAGATGGGACAGACCAAAGTAAAATTACAGGAATTGTCTCTGATCATGATGTATTCCTCTCACATGGAAACAGCCCAGCGGTGCTGATTCATGGCTTGATGAACACGTGGGATGTCCAAGAAATGAAGGGAATCCGTGACCGTGCGGAGGCCTTGTTAGGATATTTTTTGGAAAATGAAGTAGCCATTGACTTTGTGGCGAACATTTTATCGGAGATCAATGACGTAATCATAAAAAGGGCGGTCCTTTTGGCCAAGAAGAAGCTAGACCAAGACTTTGTAGAAGAGTGCAAGGTGCCCTTTTGCTTTTTATCGCTGGGCAGCGAGGGAAGACAAGAGCAATTGCTGAGAACTGACCTGGACAATGCCTTGGTCTTTGAGGATGTGGATGAAGATAAGCTGCCACGTACCAAAGCCTACTTCGAGGCCTTGTCACAGGAAGTTATCCAGACCTTGATTGCATGTGGCTTTCATCCCTGTCCCAGTGAGGTCATGGCCAATAACCCGGAATGGTGTCAGCCGCTTGCTGTGTGGAAGGATTACTTCAGTCAATGGGTGAATTTGCCCGATGAGGTGGCTTTGATGAGGGCAACCATCTTCTTTGATTTTAGACCCGTTTATGGATCCAAGTCATTGCCGGAAGAAATGACACACCATATTTACCAAGTCATCGAGGAACGAAAGGCCTTTTTGGGATTTTTGGCCAAGAATGCCCTGCTCAATCCCCCTCCTCTTGGGTTTTTCAAAAATTTTATCGTGGAAAAGTCAGGAGAGCATAAAGATCAGTTTGATATTAAGCTACGGGCCATGATGCCCTTGGCCGATGCGGCACGATTGCTTATCCTTAGCCATAAAGTCCTGGGCATTAACAATACCTTCGAGCGATTTGAAAAGCTGGCGGCATTGGAGCCACAGAATGCCAACTTATACGAAGAGGCAGCCAGTGCTTATGAGATATTTTTACGGTTGAGGGCCTTGGAAGGGATTGCCAGTGGTACTTCTGGACGATATATCACGCCAAGGTCACTGGGCAAGTTGCAGCGTCAACTGCTAAAAAATGCCTTTGCACCCATCCAGCAGATTCAGGAAGTGCTGACCGTCAGATTTCAAACCGACTATATTCCGAAATGA
- a CDS encoding DUF4160 domain-containing protein, protein MPKIFEYLGIVLYFYSNEHEPVHVHATKSGKETKVSFIIKSGLIEEIIISNVPGRSPIKGQDLQNLKKFVVKYGDEIVTKWVDYFVYQRRVGFEKITTKLK, encoded by the coding sequence ATGCCCAAGATTTTCGAATATTTAGGTATTGTTTTATACTTCTATTCAAATGAGCACGAACCAGTTCATGTCCACGCTACAAAATCAGGAAAGGAAACCAAGGTTTCATTTATCATAAAAAGCGGATTAATAGAAGAAATTATTATTTCAAACGTACCAGGAAGAAGCCCGATTAAAGGCCAGGATTTACAAAATTTAAAAAAGTTTGTAGTAAAATATGGTGATGAGATTGTAACAAAATGGGTCGATTATTTCGTTTATCAAAGAAGGGTAGGGTTTGAAAAAATCACAACAAAACTAAAATGA
- a CDS encoding GNAT family N-acetyltransferase, with protein sequence MTVIYRTIKKEDNPAVKVLIQQVFIEFDAPREGTVFADPEMDDLFGLFERTRNASFWLAMLEDEVLGCCGIFPTVGLPKGCAELVKFYLSPKARGKGIGRTLMEKCTASAQALGYDSLYIESIPEFSNAVRLYEKQGFRRLEEPLGESGHFTCSIWMLKKLD encoded by the coding sequence ATGACCGTCATTTATCGCACCATAAAAAAAGAAGACAATCCTGCTGTAAAGGTTTTAATTCAACAGGTGTTTATAGAATTTGACGCTCCAAGGGAAGGGACGGTATTCGCTGATCCTGAGATGGATGATCTTTTCGGTTTATTTGAACGGACCCGTAATGCATCTTTTTGGCTTGCAATGTTGGAGGATGAAGTCCTTGGTTGTTGTGGTATTTTTCCTACTGTCGGTTTGCCCAAAGGGTGCGCCGAACTGGTGAAATTTTACCTTTCTCCTAAGGCCAGAGGAAAGGGCATCGGCAGGACACTTATGGAAAAATGTACCGCTAGTGCCCAAGCACTGGGTTATGATTCACTTTATATTGAAAGTATTCCTGAATTTAGCAATGCCGTACGGCTATACGAAAAGCAAGGCTTCCGCCGGTTGGAGGAGCCATTGGGGGAGTCAGGGCATTTTACCTGCTCGATCTGGATGCTGAAGAAACTGGACTAG
- a CDS encoding ABC transporter permease: MAKFQSLIALLLLCLVLSLLSDRFLTLANGWNVMRQVSVNICISVGMTLVILTAGIDLSVGSILALCGAVTASLIKNGIAIEGLNLYIGFAPLGAVILGVGLGFGLGWFNGWTITRFKVPPFVATLAMLTIARGLTMLWTGGFPINGLGEDFAFLGTGWFLGIPMPVWITAVIVALATLLTKKTKFGRYVYAIGGNERAARLSGINISRVKMTVYAIAGGLAAVGGMIVTSRLDSAQPNAGISYELDAIAAVVIGGTSLSGGRGTIMGAVLGGIIIGVLNNGLVLLNVSPFWQQVVKGAVILLAVVIDKMNSKED, from the coding sequence ATGGCAAAATTCCAATCGCTGATCGCATTGCTCCTATTGTGCTTGGTACTCAGTCTGCTTTCTGACCGCTTTTTGACCTTGGCCAATGGTTGGAACGTGATGCGTCAGGTGTCCGTCAATATCTGCATCTCAGTGGGCATGACCCTGGTGATTCTCACGGCGGGCATAGACCTTTCGGTGGGGTCCATTCTCGCCCTCTGTGGGGCAGTCACCGCCTCCTTGATAAAAAATGGCATTGCCATAGAAGGATTGAACCTCTACATTGGCTTTGCTCCCTTAGGCGCAGTGATCCTGGGTGTAGGATTGGGGTTTGGATTGGGCTGGTTTAATGGCTGGACGATCACGCGCTTCAAGGTGCCGCCTTTCGTGGCGACTTTGGCGATGCTGACCATCGCCCGTGGGCTGACGATGCTTTGGACGGGAGGATTTCCCATCAATGGTCTTGGAGAGGATTTTGCCTTTTTGGGCACCGGTTGGTTTTTGGGCATTCCAATGCCCGTTTGGATTACCGCAGTGATTGTGGCATTGGCGACCTTGCTGACCAAAAAGACCAAGTTTGGTCGATATGTGTATGCTATCGGGGGCAATGAGCGCGCGGCAAGACTTTCTGGAATCAATATCAGCAGGGTAAAAATGACCGTTTATGCCATCGCCGGTGGCTTGGCTGCCGTAGGGGGGATGATTGTCACGTCACGCTTGGATTCTGCCCAGCCTAATGCAGGGATCAGCTATGAGCTGGACGCCATCGCAGCAGTGGTCATCGGCGGAACTTCCCTTTCGGGGGGCAGAGGTACCATTATGGGCGCAGTGCTGGGTGGGATTATCATCGGTGTACTTAATAATGGCCTAGTGCTGCTCAATGTGTCTCCCTTTTGGCAACAAGTAGTCAAAGGGGCGGTGATTTTGCTGGCCGTGGTAATAGATAAGATGAACAGTAAAGAGGATTAG